TCAGTTTTTCCGATCAAGGATTTTTCTGATCGCGGTACCCTTGAATTCGTCCAGTACGAATTCGAAGAGCCTAAATATGATGTCGAGGAATGCCAACAGCGTGGCATCACCTTTGCAGCACCCCTGAAAGTTACCCTGCGCCTGGTGGTGTGGGATATCGATGAAGATACCGGGGCGCGCAGCATTCGTGACATTAAGGAACAGGATGTCTACATGGGCGATTTGCCGCTCATGACACAAAACGGCACCTTCGTGATCAATGGGACAGAGCGGGTCATCGTTTCCCAGATGCATCGCTCTCCTGGTGTGTTTTTCGACCACGATAAGGGCAAGACCCATTCTTCGGGCAAATACCTGTTTGCCGCGCGCATCATTCCTTATCGCGGATCATGGCTCGATTTTGAATTCGATGCGAAGGATCTGGTCTATGTCCGCATTGATCGCCGTCGCAAATTGCCCGTGACGACCCTTTTGATGGCGCTGGATGATACCGCAACGGAAGCGGTTCGTGCACAGCGTCTCAAAGATGACGAACCCCGTTTGACGCCGAGCGAAATCACCGGCATGCCAGCAGAAGAAATTCTTTCTTATTTCTATGATGACATTCCCTACACCTTGACGAGCAAGGGTTGGCAGACAGCCTTCAACGCAGAATCCATGCGTGGCGTTAAACTGGAAGCCGATCTGATTAATGCCAAAACAGGCAAGGCCGTTGCTGTTGAGGGTGATAAAATTACTCCCCGGACGTCGCGCAAGCTTGAAGACGATGGCTTAAAGGAAATTCTGGTTGGTGATGAAGACCTGTATGGGCGCTTCATTGCCGTTGAATTGATTAATGAAAGCACAGGTGAGGTGATTGCCGAAGCCGGTGATGAGCTTGACGAAGAAAAGCTTGATGCCATTAAGGAATCGGGCGCCAAGAAAATCACCGTGCTGGCCATTGATAACGTTAATGTCGGTGGCTACATTCGCAACACGCTGGCGGCAGATAAAAACACCTCCCGTGCCGAAGCATTGACCGATATCTATCGGGTTATGCGTCCCGGTGAACCACCAACCCCGGAAACGGCAGAAGTCTTGTTCCGAGGCCTGTTCTTTGATTCCGAGCGTTATGATTTGTCCCCTGTTGGCCGGGTCAAGATGAATGCACGACTTGGCATTGAAACCGATGATCAGGTGCGCACCTTGCGCAAAGAAGACATTCTGGCCGTGGTCAAGATGATGGTTTCCTTGAAGGATGGTAAGGGTGAAATCGATGACATCGATCACCTGGGCAATCGTCGGGTTCGCTCTGTTGGTGAATTGATGGAAAATCAGTATCGGGTTGGCCTTTTGCGCATGGAACGCGCAATCCGCGAACGGATGAGCTCGGTCGATATTGACTCTGTTATGCCCCATGATCTGATCAACGCAAAACCGGCAGCAGCGGCGGTTCGTGAATTCTTTGGGTCTTCACAGCTTTCCCAGTTTATGGATCAAACCAATCCGCTTTCGGAAATCACCCACAAGCGTCGCTTGTCAGCATTGGGCCCAGGCGGGTTAACGCGTGAGCGTGCAGGGTTTGAAGTGCGCGATGTGCATCCGACTCATTACGGGCGTATCTGTCCCATTGAAACGCCAGAAGGGCCAAATATTGGTCTGATCAATTCTCTGGCAACCTATGCCCGGGTTAATAAATATGGCTTTATCGAAAGCCCGTACCGCAAAGTTGTGGACGGCAAGGTAACGGATGAAGTGCTTTATCTTTCCGCAATGGAAGAGGGCAAGCACACCATTGCTCAGGCCGATGCGGAACTGGATGATAATTACGGTTTTGTTGCCGATTTTGTCAGTTGTCGTGGTGGTGGTGATTTTGTGATGACCCGCCCCGAAGACATCGACTTCATGGACGTGTCCCCCAAACAGTTGGTCTCGGTGGCCGCATCGCTTATTCCATTCCTGGAAAACGATGATGCCAACCGTGCATTGATGGGCTCAAACATGCAGCGACAAGCGGTGCCGTTGATTAAAACCGATGCGCCTTTGGTTGGTACTGGTATGGAAAGCATTGTGGCCCGGGATTCCGGTGTTGCGCTGGGTGCAAAACGTGCGGGTATTGTTGATCAGGTGGATGCAACCCGCATTGTTATTCGTGCTCTGGAAGAAACTGATTCCTCAGCATCGACCGTGGATATCTATAACCTTCTGAAGTTCCAGCGTTCCAACCAGAACACCTGTATCAACCAGCGTCCGCTGGTGAAGGTTGGCGACAGGGTGGCCCAGGGCGATATTATTGCTGATGGCCCCTCAACGAACCTTGGCGAACTGGCCCTTGGGCGTAACGTGCTGGTCGCGTTCATGCCTTGGAATGGTTATAACTTTGAAGATTCCATCCTTTTGTCCGAACGCATTGTTCGTGACGATGTCTTTACCTCGATCCATATCGAGGAATTCGAACTGATGGCCCGGGATACAAAACTGGGTCAGGAAGACATCACGCGCGACATTCCCAATGTCGGTGAAGAGGCACTTCGTAATCTGGACGAAGCCGGTATTGTCTATATCGGTGCAGAGGTTCACCCAGGCGATATTTTGATCGGCAAGGTGACTCCTAAGGGTGAAAGCCCAATGACCCCGGAAGAAAAACTGCTTCGGGCCATCTTTGGTGAAAAGGCTTCTGACGTTCGTGATACGTCGTTGCGCCTGCCCCCAGGTGTGGCTGGAACCGTGGTTGAAGTGCGGGTGTTCTCGCGCCGTGGTGTCGACAAGGATGAACGCGCTCTGACCATTGAACGGGATGAAATTGAACGCCTGACCAAGGATCGGGATGATGAAAAAATCATTCTGGAACGCGGTTATGTCGGCCGTTTAACCAGCCTGCTTTTGGGCAAGGTCGCTGCGAGTGCCCCCAATGACATCAGTGCGGGTACAAAGATCACAGAAGAACTTATCAATGATTTAACGCCGGGTCAGTTGCGCCAAATCAGCGTCAGCGACGACAAAATCATGGCTTCTTTTGAAAACATCAACAAGCAGTTTGATGGATCAATTGCTGATCTTGAAGCCCGTTTTGAAAACAAGGTGGATAAGCTCCAGCGTGGCGATGAATTGCCGCCTGGCGTCATGAAGATGGTCAAAGTCTTTGTTGCTGTTAAGCGCAAGATGCAGCCGGGTGACAAGATGGCCGGACGTCATGGCAACAAAGGGGTTGTGTCCAGGATTGTGCCTATCGAAGACATGCCTTATCTGGAAGACGGTACCCACGTGGACATCGTTCTTAACCCGCTGGGTGTGCCATCGCGTATGAATGTTGGCCAGATTCTAGAAACCCATCTTGGTTGGGCTGCCGCCGGACTGGGACGCCAAATTGAAACGGCGCTTGAAGCCTACAAACGTTCCGGAAGTTCCGACGGATTGAAGGATACATTCAAAAATATTTACGGCGATAGCTGGGACGAAGAAGGTGCATCGTTCAACGATGATGAACTTGCCGAGCTGGCCAAGAATGAAACCTTTGGCGTGCCCATGGCGACCCCTGTTTTTGATGGGGCCCATGAAGATGACATTGTTAAGATGTTGGAAAAGGCGGGCCTTGCTTCGTCTGGGCAATCCACAGTGATTGACGGACGTACCGGGCGGACCTTCGACCGCAAGGTGACGGTGGGTTACATCTACATGTTGAAACTGCACCATTTGGTTGATGACAAAATCCATGCCCGTTCCATTGGTCCATACAGTCTTGTTACCCAGCAGCCGCTTGGTGGTAAGGCCCAGTTTGGTGGCCAGCGGTTTGGTGAAATGGAAGTGTGGGCGCTTGAAGCTTATGGTGCTGCGCATACCTTGCAGGAAATGTTGACGGTGAAATCCGATGATGTATCGGGTCGAACTAAGGTCTATGAGGCAATCGTTCGCGGAGATAATGCGTTCGAAGCTGGCATTCCGGAATCCTTTAACGTGTTGGTTAAAGAATTGCGGTCGCTAGGGCTGAACGTAGAATTGAATCAGGACGAACTGTAGTTCTTAGATAAATTAGGACGGGGATTCCCCGTTCTGTGCCGGGCATCGCCCGACAACACGAGCAGGAGACTTTGATGAACGAATTGATGAAGGTCTTTGGTCCCGCAACGGCTCCCCAGAGCTTTGATGAAGTGCGGATTTCCATCGCCAGTCCGGAACGTATCCGGTCATGGTCTTTCGGTGAAATTAAAAAGCCGGAGACGATCAATTACCGTACGTTCAAACCGGAAAGGGATGGCCTTTTCTGTGCGCGTATTTTTGGTCCGATTAAGGATTACGAATGCTTGTGCGGCAAATACAAGCGCATGAAGTATCGTGGTATTATCTGCGAAAAATGCGGGGTCGAAGTCACGTTGTCCAAAGTGCGTCGCGAGCGCATGGGGCATATTGAGCTGGCCAGCCCTGTTGCCCATATCTGGTTCCTGAAATCTCTGCCCAGTCGCATTGGCTTGCTGCTGGACATGACCTTGAAAGATCTGGAACGCATTCTTTATTTCGAGCAATACGTGGTGACCGAGCCTGGCTTGACGCCGCTGACGCTGCAGCAATTGCTGACGGAAGAAGAATTCATCGAAGCTCAGGATGAATATGGCGAAGATGCCTTCAGCGCATCCATTGGTGCCGAAGCCATTCGTGACATGTTGTCGGTCCTTGATCTCAAGGCTGAACGCGATACCGTGCGTGTTGATCTTCATGAAACCAAATCAGAAGCCAAGCGCAAGAAGTATGTCCGCCGCTTGAAGCTGATTGAAAATTTCATGGAATCCAAGGCCCAACCTGAATGGATGATTCTGGAAGTTGTTCCTGTCATTCCCCCGGAATTGCGCCCATTGGTGCCTCTGGATGGTGGCCGGTTTGCAACATCGGATCTCAACGATCTGTACCGCCGGGTGATCAACCGCAACAACCGCTTGAAGCGCCTGATCGAACTTCGCGCACCTGACATTATTGTGCGTAACGAAAAACGGAT
The DNA window shown above is from Rhodospirillales bacterium and carries:
- the rpoB gene encoding DNA-directed RNA polymerase subunit beta → MAKSFTGRKRIRYDFGRLPSAVPMPNLIEMQKTSYDEFLQMGVPPRERTDTGLQEVFKSVFPIKDFSDRGTLEFVQYEFEEPKYDVEECQQRGITFAAPLKVTLRLVVWDIDEDTGARSIRDIKEQDVYMGDLPLMTQNGTFVINGTERVIVSQMHRSPGVFFDHDKGKTHSSGKYLFAARIIPYRGSWLDFEFDAKDLVYVRIDRRRKLPVTTLLMALDDTATEAVRAQRLKDDEPRLTPSEITGMPAEEILSYFYDDIPYTLTSKGWQTAFNAESMRGVKLEADLINAKTGKAVAVEGDKITPRTSRKLEDDGLKEILVGDEDLYGRFIAVELINESTGEVIAEAGDELDEEKLDAIKESGAKKITVLAIDNVNVGGYIRNTLAADKNTSRAEALTDIYRVMRPGEPPTPETAEVLFRGLFFDSERYDLSPVGRVKMNARLGIETDDQVRTLRKEDILAVVKMMVSLKDGKGEIDDIDHLGNRRVRSVGELMENQYRVGLLRMERAIRERMSSVDIDSVMPHDLINAKPAAAAVREFFGSSQLSQFMDQTNPLSEITHKRRLSALGPGGLTRERAGFEVRDVHPTHYGRICPIETPEGPNIGLINSLATYARVNKYGFIESPYRKVVDGKVTDEVLYLSAMEEGKHTIAQADAELDDNYGFVADFVSCRGGGDFVMTRPEDIDFMDVSPKQLVSVAASLIPFLENDDANRALMGSNMQRQAVPLIKTDAPLVGTGMESIVARDSGVALGAKRAGIVDQVDATRIVIRALEETDSSASTVDIYNLLKFQRSNQNTCINQRPLVKVGDRVAQGDIIADGPSTNLGELALGRNVLVAFMPWNGYNFEDSILLSERIVRDDVFTSIHIEEFELMARDTKLGQEDITRDIPNVGEEALRNLDEAGIVYIGAEVHPGDILIGKVTPKGESPMTPEEKLLRAIFGEKASDVRDTSLRLPPGVAGTVVEVRVFSRRGVDKDERALTIERDEIERLTKDRDDEKIILERGYVGRLTSLLLGKVAASAPNDISAGTKITEELINDLTPGQLRQISVSDDKIMASFENINKQFDGSIADLEARFENKVDKLQRGDELPPGVMKMVKVFVAVKRKMQPGDKMAGRHGNKGVVSRIVPIEDMPYLEDGTHVDIVLNPLGVPSRMNVGQILETHLGWAAAGLGRQIETALEAYKRSGSSDGLKDTFKNIYGDSWDEEGASFNDDELAELAKNETFGVPMATPVFDGAHEDDIVKMLEKAGLASSGQSTVIDGRTGRTFDRKVTVGYIYMLKLHHLVDDKIHARSIGPYSLVTQQPLGGKAQFGGQRFGEMEVWALEAYGAAHTLQEMLTVKSDDVSGRTKVYEAIVRGDNAFEAGIPESFNVLVKELRSLGLNVELNQDEL